A window of Periplaneta americana isolate PAMFEO1 chromosome 7, P.americana_PAMFEO1_priV1, whole genome shotgun sequence contains these coding sequences:
- the LOC138703614 gene encoding deoxynucleotidyltransferase terminal-interacting protein 2, protein MDNIFIVDTVGRQENIQDTSEEEDFGTDLDNLFEIDTSCRQEEKRTKSNINGSDDDDDDDDDDDYNVADFPLPKFPIVIKKADVNQKASSSYKKDEGEPIDMNNTYLDIQLSNKKTVLDTAARKFTKVDEILKKSVITPGFEKLESVPAYNESERIRYKKRKKERALTKGNKWFNMPVTEVTDEIKNDLEVLQMRSVLDPKHFYKKNDLKVLPKYFQVGKVVDSPADFYNSRIPKKQRKRTMVEELLADAEFKKYNKKRYKEIIEERRKTHYKAHAHAKKLKRKK, encoded by the exons atggataATATCTTCATAGTGGATACTGTGGGTAGACAAGAGAATATACAAGACACTAGCGAAGAGGAGGATTTTGGAACTGACTTGGACAATTTATTCGAGATAGATACTTCATGTCGCCAGGAAGAAAAACGTACTAAAAGTAATATCAAtgggagtgatgatgatgatgacgacgacgatgacgatgattataATGTAGCAG ATTTCCCATTGCCAAAGTTTCCGATAGTGATAAAGAAAGCAGATGTTAATCAAAAGGCGAG ttCCAGTTACAAGAAAGATGAAGGTGAACCAATTGATATGAATAACACATACCTTGACATTCAACTGTCAAACAAGAAGACAGTGTTGGACACTGCAGCACGCAAGTTCACCAAAGTAGATGAAATTCTAAAGAAGAGTGTCATCACACCAGGCTTTGAAAAGCTAGAATCTGTTCCAGCCTATAATGAGAGTGAAAGAATACGATACAAGAAGAGAAAG AAAGAACGAGCTCTTACTAAAGGAAACAAATGGTTCAATATGCCAGTGACAGAGGTGACAGATGAAATAAAGAATGATTTGGAGGTTCTACAGATGCGATCTGTTCTTGATCCAAAACATTTTTACAAGAAGAATGACCTCAAAGTTTTGCCAAAATACTTCCAG GTTGGTAAAGTAGTTGATAGTCCAGCAGATTTCTACAACAGTAGAATACCGAAAAAACAGAGGAAGAGAACAATGGTGGAAGAGCTGTTGGCAGATGCAGAATTCAAGAAATATAACAAGAAAAGATACAAGGAGATCATTGAGGAACGGAGGAAAACACATTACAAGGCTCATGCCCATGCTAAGAAATTGAAGCGGAAGAAGTGA